In Phaseolus vulgaris cultivar G19833 chromosome 7, P. vulgaris v2.0, whole genome shotgun sequence, the genomic stretch TCTCCTATAGGAAGAAGCTGTGTTTTTGATCCACATGCCAAGCAAGACTTTCTGCAGCTAAATGCATTGTACCCAACAACCACCATGCCATTTTGCTTCCTACCCTCTTGAACTGCTTTAAAAATCTCTTCGTGGTTCTCAAGGTTGCAGTCAATGAGCACAAAATCTGCTGCCTGGTCATATTGGTTTGACAGAAGCTCCTGAGCCTCTCCTACCATGAATTGAACATGATGAGAAGCCACTCCCAAGGCAACTTTGGAGGCTCTTAGCTCTTCTTGGCCAGGGACAACACAAATGAGTTGGCCACCAGTTTGATGAGCAGCAGCAACCAATGCAAGAGTGGTGGAGTCTGCTGCACCAGCACATGCCACAACCATCAGTTGTGCATTGTTTCCTGCAGCTAGTGCTGATATGAACTCAGCCACATCTGGCTCTTTGCACTTTTGACcctgaaaaaaataataaccgAAAGATCAGATCAAGCCATACTATCATATAAAACTTTTgaagataaatatatatagtgAGAGGGATTGAAGAAGCTTGGTAGGAATTGTTTTGAGACATGAGTTAGAGAATAATGAATACTTACcattttcaaagtgctgaggtAGGCCTTTGTGGCATTTTCTGCAGACCAGCAAGCCATGATTCACTCTCTTGATTCCTTCAACTTCTCTGAGGGTTTGTTGAATGGAAGAGGATTTTCTGAGATTTGATGCAAATGATGAGTGCCTTGGCTTTGGTTCTTGCGCTTATAAATATATAGGAGCAACCAAGGGATATCGCTGGACATAGTGGGTCATGAGTCATTCCAACTAGCTCAGAcacaaaaatattatatgataatGCAATATGACATGTATGTACCAAAAAACAAAGCTTAATTGATTTTGTCGGGTTTTCTATGTTGGATTGATTACTTCAAGATttgcattaattaattatacataATAAATTTTCTACATTATTGAATATATTAATTCTGTAGATTATTAATTTAACTATGCCAACTAGAGTAAATAATGAACATTTGTTGTTTAGTTTTTTATGTTGGTATTCATGGGTTAGGCTGTTCATTTGTATCTAATAATGCTCGCATTTCATTACAagaaatataagtttttttacaaaaaaattagtgACAATTGTCACTACTTATCTTATCACAAATGTTATTCataaatgtgttaaaattaacaaatgtcacaataattatattaaaattttaagaacatatttcataaataattattaaaaaatatataataaaattgttttttataataagaatataattaatataaatttattaaatatttataaattaatagttatttttatcaataagaaattattaattattaattattagtttGTTAAAATATGTCTCAATAATAATGTGttataaatttacttttatatatttaataaaaaatttacaagtGCATGTATTTATATTAgtggtaaaaaaaatattaaatttgtattattttaaatttataattttttataaattaacattatttttattttatgataatataattaacagtgataagtataaaaaaatgtgactatttttttaatttgtcacaaaaaattaaaaaataattgttgtaTTTTAGATTTGAACTCAAAACCCTTCATCAATAAAAGAAATTCAATATTTCAACTATTCCACTTTAGAATTATCACAACatttatatcaataataatatgtCATAATCTTCTTTTTCATAagtcaatattatttttattttgtgataatgcaattaatagtgttatatataaaatatgtcaCTATTTGTATATTAGTATTTGTATATTAGTTGTAACTATATCTTAAGTTGTCACTATATTTGTATATTACTTGTGACTATTTTTAAGTTGTcactaaaattttattaaaaataagaaatatacatgttataaataattatttattaatgtaaaataccatatgataaatttatttttctttcaataaaaatataattaataaaaaaattgttgaatgtttataaattaataatgattatataatataaaatatcatataatactaattatatcACTAGTAATtgttaaaaaagtattaaattttTCTACTTTAAATTTGAACTCatgatattttattaaagagaaaattttacttttattatgtCACTTTACAATTACAATGATACATTTATCCATCTATTCACATcttaatactttttattataatattagttaataagatatttacttcaaatttaaattcagcatataaaattttaaccgcctaattattttttctttctttttctttctctctctcaatatatataatttttatatattatttatataagcaaataatagttatatagatagataaatgaaaataaatagataGATATGATTCATTAAgaataaacataattaataagaaaatttgttttagaaaatgatataaatcAACAATTTGCACCAATTTTTATCTCATAcctattaaagaaaaatattatattaaatgtaCATGTATAGACAAAGTAGGCCTAGATAGTATCTAGAACTGTTGTAGAATTGTTAATGTGTCAGTTGCCTCCTTGTTTTTTTCTTCAAGTCTCCTCCTTTAATTGTTGGTGTTCGATCGAGGTTGACCTGAGAAAGGTACTCCGATGATCAAGACTCTGTGTAAAGAGTGTATAGTAAAAACTGATTAAAGCTTACATCACACATCTATAGTGGGTTTATTTACCGTGTTTATTCATGGGTCTCTATTGTAATTATAATGGGCCGAATCTATCAAATTAATTGATTTCTAATATGATTCACTGCTTTATAGGGAGGTATATTTGGAGAATATctttagttaaaaaatatttttttactaaatcaGAGTTAGCTAATTTCTAGGGGTCTCACTCGCATTTGTTGGATCATAGTGATAACTTGTGACGAGCTTCCATAACTGTCATTGTTGTCATTCACCGTGCTTTAAATGTGTTTTGACTCAGTCGGACGGTCATGGAGACCGAGTGACTGACTCGTCCAGTACCGACCAGTACATTAAGAAATTATACAACTAATGtgttaaaatgaaaattaaaacatatcatCAGAATTCATGAAAttatagaataaataattaaaagtacaTAATTCATcggtcaacaattttttttatcttttcttttcaatttaacACTCTTTATTTGAttatgttcttctttttcttcatactTTATAAATGATATGGACTTatactatttattaaattttatctctttctaaaaataaatataattataaaatataaatgattaagTACAAAGTTTGTTATTATGTATAAATATAGAGAATAAGGAATCAATCTCTATTTGTAGGATTTTAGTTATAACTagctaaaatattaaaaaataagtttgaaaCTTATAATTTAGTTAGTTATAACTAAATAAGTTATCATGTATTGTTCAAATTGTAGATAATTATCTCCAAATATGTTGAAAGAAAATATATCTCCAAATATCTCATAGTTAAGATACAAAGAAGATGTTAATATTTAAGCTTATTGTGAGAAAAATGTAATTATTCTCTTTAAAATTAGGTTTATCAAtgttattttacaaaaatatgcAGTGAAGTTTGTCATTaacatcataatatataatatacaattatttaattataattattactttattgtggatcttataatatatttaaataaataataaaatatgaatataattatatttaagttaatatCTAATCAATACctattgttaaataaaataagataattaagtattactttattaaaaaaatataaaaatgtaacctcctttattaaaattaaaaattaaaaatatataaatattattaaaagattatgaaaattaaatattttttaagaatataaaatttTTAGTAACATTTAACATGATTTATAATGAgataattagattttttttaaattaaattataaaaaaaaggcatgtttttttaaaagtaaaattgaaGAGAAACTTTTGTTATTTTGGGCTTCTTAGATGGATCCATGACATATGTAATCATAGGATTAAACCTCTCCTCAACATTACTCAAATACTCATGTTTGTGAATATCTAAAACTGTAACAATTATTTTCGTGAGATATCTAatctgaataataataataataatattaataaaattaacaatatgaatgatattaaatatattaataatattaataattttatattattaattatattaataattttatattattaataatattaataattttatattattaattatattaataattttatattattaattatattattaattatattaataattttatattattaattatattaataattttatattattaattatattaataattttatattattaattatattaataattttatattattaattatattaataattttatattattaattatattaataattttatattattaattatattaacatttttatattattaattatattattaattttatattattaattatattaatattgatagtcatactaataagtataataataatcataacataaCAAAAAACTTGATTGGTGTAATGGTTAAAACTTCTTTGGTCATTCAAAAGGGACTTGACTTCGAGTCCTACTTGCTGTTGAAGAAATTTGTATCCTCgagagagagaatgaagaaattaaaagaaaactgGAAGGACACACTTATCCCAACCTCAGGAAGAGGAATGCTAAGAACCACTAAAAACATGAAAACATCCCCGAGACCCTCGAGTGCCCTAGTCATGATAACACATACATTGCAAGTAGAATCACAATTTCACACGTTGGCAAATACCTCAACCCAAATGTGGCCCTCCATCACATATGACAACATTGAGATTTGAGTCATTCGCAAACATCGCTCCATGCATCACTCCCCGGACAGAGGGAGGAGCGACCATGCTAATACTATGAAAGATGGGACTACCGAGTAGAGTCTCGTCAAGATGATGATGAACAGTCAAGGCCAAGTCTCCCATTCGATGAAGGATGCCCTCAATCACCTTAATTGATGTTGAATTCAAGGCCATTGACCCTGCTCTAGACAACCTCATGGTCATAACGGTATTGTACTAGAAAACCTTCAAGAAGTTATAGATACCTGAAACCGAAAATCAAACCTTACGACGAGATCATCTATCATATCGAGATGAACAAAGTCCAAAAGGGGAACATACGCTCGCTTTAACCAACCTGGATAGGATAAATGAAATTCGAGTAGAACCTGTTAGATAACATTATCTCATTACCACTATAGGATGAGAAACATTGTACCCAAATCGAATTAGTGTAGCActcataaaaaatgttaataaagaGCAGAGAGCAATATATTTTGTTAGTCAAACCCTCAAAGAGGTTGAAATTCTTTGTTAGTCAAACCCTCAAAGAGGTTGAAATTCGATATTAGATGATTGAGGAATTTTCCTTAACTTTAGTAACTACTGCCCGAAGGATGAAACCATACTTTCAAAACCACCCTATGATTGTCAAAACTAACTACCGAATCATTAAGATCCTATCCAAATCGGACCTTGTTGGTCGAATGAATTATCAGAATATTGTATCAAGTACAAATTGGTAGGACCCATAAAATTGTAATGTTTGGCCAACTTCACAACCTAGTTAAGGACAAAACCAATGCCGAAATAGGAGTAGTGGATTCTTCACATGGACGGTTTTTCTAATGGGCATGGGAATGGAGTCGGGATAGCCTCAAAGGGCTTAGAGGACTCTTATTGAACAATCACCTTGGTTTGGATTTAAAAAGTCGAATAACCAGGATTGATTACGAGCCCTTCTTGGTCAGGTTAAGCCTCTCCCGAGACATGGGCGTATAAAGTATAGTTTGCAAAAATGGCTCCCACCTGACAATCGGCCACATGATGGGAGAGTTCCAGGTTAAAGACCCATTGCTACTAAGATATTATCACAAAGTATATGATATGCTTTCTAAGTTCAAGACATCCAAAATTGGACATATCCGAAGAGAGCACAATGCTCGTGCTGGCTTGTTGTCCAAATTGACTAACACCAAGAAAAATAGCCAACATCACTTAGTCATCTAGCAAATGATTGCAACTCCAAACATATATCAGGTCAAATGCTTCTCAACCTCTGAAAAAGAAACTTGGATGACTCTCATACAACAATACCTAGAAGATGACACATGTAATGAAAGAGAGGAAAAACTAATGAGACAGAAGTGTGTCCGATATGTACTTATCAACCACAACCTATATAGGAAAAGTTATTCTTGACCCTTGTTGAAATGTGTAAGTCGGGTACATTTTGGACGAGATACACCGAGGTGTGTGCAATTTGCATTCCAGAGGAAGAAACATGTCGACAAGGGTCCTTAGGGTAGGATACTACTAGATTACTAGTCAAAATGATTCCACCGAGTATGTGAAAAAATGCGCAAAGTGTCAATAACACAAAAATGTGTTACAGCCTAAACCTAAGGTGCTACAC encodes the following:
- the LOC137828100 gene encoding uncharacterized protein; its protein translation is MACWSAENATKAYLSTLKMGQKCKEPDVAEFISALAAGNNAQLMVVACAGAADSTTLALVAAAHQTGGQLICVVPGQEELRASKVALGVASHHVQFMVGEAQELLSNQYDQAADFVLIDCNLENHEEIFKAVQEGRKQNGMVVVGYNAFSCRKSCLACGSKTQLLPIGEGLLVTRFGITETSPKYGSRMGKAKSRWVVKVDKCTGEEHVFRVRSPHRKVIQA